From Punica granatum isolate Tunisia-2019 chromosome 1, ASM765513v2, whole genome shotgun sequence:
CAATCCAGAGCAGGAAAGGCTGAGCTAACTTGTGCAACAATGTCCACAGTATCACGGGGAAAGCTTGCTGAAATCACCTTTAGGAAATAATTGCGCACACCAAGTGGAATACCTGCTAAAATCGAGGAGGTGGTTCGCTTCTACAGAAGCTTGCAAGGGCCCATAAGGCAGTCCTTTTCAATGAGAGTTCTGAATCTTCATCCAATTGGGAAAAAATTTGAGACAAAACCCCACGGCTTCAAATGAGGTCACGACCTGCAGGTGATTTCCAAGCAATGTTCCCCAATGCCCAAAGTGCCTATAGTTCATGGTCAGACTTTAGTCCAGGGCTTGGAGAAAGCAACTAAATCATCACTTTGGTGGGTACTTGCTCTCGAACGTCATCATTAGGTGACTCTAGAAGCTTGACAAAGGCATTCACTGCCTCGAGAGGGAACGAGTTCTTGGAACTCTCTGATGTATCAGTTATAAAGAAGGTGAGAGCCCACGCAGCTTCAACCTTAATACATTATGAGAACTTCAGCAAACAAGGCTCCATGCACATACTAATAAAATCATTGCTCATCACCGAATTCACACCTGAAGATCCGGGGAGTCTTCCTTTTGCAGAAACTCCGTAAAACGCATCATGGTGGCCGGCAGCTTTAATGACCTTCTCAATTGAAGGGGAGTCTTCCTTTTGCAGAAACTCCATAAAACGCATCATGGTGGCAGCTTCAACTGAAATACATTATGAGAACTTCAGCAAACAAGGTTCCATGCACATACTAATAAAATCATTGCTCATTACCGAATTCATACCTGAAGATCCGGGGAATCTTCCTTTTGCAGAAACTCCATAAAACGCATCATGGTTGCAGCTTTAATGACCTTCCCAATTGAAGGGCCTCCTCCTGAAAGTTCAATAGTGCAATTGAAATTACTACAAAAAGCAATAtgctaataaaaattaaacatccaATTAAAGAGAGATTGACAATAACAACCATCAATTATATGTTATGCTAGTAACATTCATGGAGGAATGCTACACCGCCTTGTATATAGTAGCTCGACAAATAAAAACGAAGCTACAACAGAAAATACAAGGGAAGGATTCAAAAAGATGTTAAATTGATTCGTCGGTTCGATTTTTTCTACAGCTAAGTATGCCAAAAATGTCATTTCTCTTCGACTAATTAGTTGCAGGAGAAACGTGCCTCAGTCGAGAGTTTAATTCCTATCATTAGAGTTTAGTATGCATCCTATACATACACTCAGGGCCTCCTTTACACCAAAGAAAAGTAATATCAGAATGTCTCTTCACAGATCGATTAGtgaagtaattaaaaaatattttcaatccAAAAAAACTTGTATTTACAAAATGTTCAAGTCAATCCGATCAATTCCCATATAcactttttccatttttcttgcATTTCAAGCAATCCTTTCCTCCCTCTACACTAATATATTGGATAACTTCTGGCTTAAAATCACTGTAGAGGACACCGGGGGTGGGTCCGAGATCTGCTCATCTCGGCCCACAGGGCCTTCCCTGGAAACTGCAACAATCCGGTGAGGCGGGGATCGGGGAGGGGATGCATAGAGGACAGATGTCTCGAGCATTTCCCTCTGGAAGACTGCCTGATCCAGAAACAGTCTCTGCATGCGCAATGTGGTTATGTATAACCCAGCAGCCATAAACACAGTTGCCAAGGCAAATACTCCAGCGGCACAAAAGAGGCCTTCTCGGAGGACCAAGCAGTTGGGCCTCGGCCTGGACCAATTCCTCAAGTGCCCGGATTCCACACTCAGTCCGATCAGCAGTAAGATTTCAGCGACAGCAAAACAGACCCTATGAGAAAGATTGTGGAGACCGTAAGTCGGGATCTCATAAAAATCATGCCAGCAAAAGAATTGCTAGGCCATCATTTCTTACCCGTTCAATCATCTGATCTAAAATAACGGCATATATTAGATGAAGTTCAAACGCCAAATGATTGAAACAATTATCTTTGCCTTCGAGTGCCAGGAGGGCAACAAAAGCATGGAAGAACGAAAGAAGCTCGAAATAGTACCAGAAAAATGGAATTTGTTGCTGTTGTATCTTCATGGTGTAGAAAATAATCTGATTCAGACTTTAACTTTCCATTTATTCACAAATTATCTTAATTTCTGTTGGATTTAATATAGAtaatataaacaaaatggAATAATGGCACGGTGCGGTTTTTAATCAACAAACCGGATCAAAATGGATCCTCTTATTATCAACACATAACAGAGCTTCGAAACTATAATAAAACTGCACTgcaataatcaaattaaaactTGGATTCAGGTTTTTAATGGTTATATTCAGGAACAATATAGTTCCATTATGCAGACTCTGTAGAGAAAATCGAACCAACAGGGCCATGCCCACCTATGCCAATTCATACTCTGTATATGCTTTGAGAACAAATATGGAcacaaaattaagataacaACAAACACCTTGATGCGTTTATAAAAAAGTAGCAATGCCAATGTTACTTGAGCAGAaagcaattttgttttctttcttttaatttataactGGTGAACGGAAAAATTTCGGTCTGTCTTAAGTAATTTACCAAGtggtgatgaagaagaagcctGCCTGCCACGTGAGTTTCCTAGCCGACCCCATCTCCGGTTCCCAGTACGCCACCATTGCTGGAGGCGGCAGCTTGCTCACGGCGATGAGCATGTACGTGTGCTCCACCACCATCGCTGTTGCCAGCACTAGGAATGCACCCGCAGAGCACATCAGAGGTGTCTTCCCGCTCCCGCTGTATTCGCACTCATAGCTCTCACCATCCTGCGAGCCCGTTCTGCTCCCTGCAGGCACCCATGTCACCTGTAGGCACGTATTTGACATTAAATACTCTAACCGAATTGTCAAGCCGTCTCCTTAAACTAATTAACCAACGCCTGGGGAGCACTAAAATAAGATGAAAATGCCATTGTCTGGTCAAACGAATCATTGTTATGTTACGTGACATACAATATAACAAGAGAACAAATATTGCCTGCCGGAATTTGGTCTCAGTTAATTATGTGTAGTACGTACCTGAGAATGAGTGGCTTCAGCAATGAGACACAGAACAAACGAAAACAGACCACACAAGATGGTCCACACAACAAGAACTGCGCCAGTCTTGCTGCCCAGGTCAGTCTGTCCCCGGCTGGGCTCAAGGTCGGCATGAGTAACCGCCGTCCCTGCAGGCATTATATTGCCAAAGAGTCCTCCTGACAGCCGAATTAGTTCATGCAGGTCGACTCGAGGAGAAGAAGATAGAAGTAATTGCTGGGGCTCTCTATAGTTCATTCATTAActcttcatatcccacatagTGATAGAAAAGGGAGAAGGGAATGGGATGGAATAGGAGAATTGCTTGGAGCAAAGGTTGCTTGAATGCCAAAGATTCTTCTTGTGGATGGCTTAATTCAAGTTCAAGGCTTTAGCGGCAAAAGCATTCACACCCACTcaccatataatatatattgggTGCTGTTTTCTTAAATGAACTCTTTTGCTTAAGTGGAGGAATGCTCAGCATTGTCATTTATTAAAGATGAAGGCAATTTCActaatgaaattataaataaagaaaaaagcaaTTTCTCGAAGACTTTACATGTGTAAACTTTCTAATCTTTCTTCTTGAAGGCGTGTTTTGTGGTCCTTTGCTTTTTGGCTCATGAGAAAAGGAAGGAAGTATTTTCATTTGCTTTCGTCACTTTATTATGATCTTAATATTAGTCTGGAAAAGGCCGATCGATTAGCAAAGGTGAAGAATAAAGTTAGCCACCCCAAACATTCTGTTCATATAATATGTACACACATTCCGAATGCATGCCGCACCTCGTAATGAGATATAATCataaatggtcagaccgacaCGATCTCAACCTTCAAGTGATCATTTATCTTGGAAGGATAATATAAATGTTGGAAGTTTGATATATTAGTCATATATAGAAGATTTATTAGTATTGAGAAATAACAAAATCATTCCATAATTAGAAAATGGTATgtatatgaaattttgcttcCATCATAAATTATTCTTCTCCAGGCAAATATATTCCtcctccttttttctttttctttttgataaatataaataaataatagaaaattgaAGTGGGAATGTTTATGTACAAATTGATAATCACATGCCTAGCTGGAAAAGGGCCCATAAGCTGATCTGAAGCCCATCGCCGCGAATCTTCCTACCAAGCCCATTTCTTgtatatgattaaaaaaaggaaaaaaaatcaatttgctcatttttcacaaatatacatatataaaaggaaaatgttgCATACGCATTCTTCAAATCAAGAACTGGAATTTTAGAATGAAAAGAATTCAGCGAATGTAAAAGAAAGATCCAATTGCGAGGAGAGATTAATAATTCCGTCTTccaatttaatataaaaaaaaataccttAGACAATACGCATATATACCAATAcatattttcttgaaattattTACATATCATGTGCCGAAGCCGCTTATGGTCTATCTCACAATTACGAAACAGCAAGGAATAATCAATTATATTGTGACAATTTAGAACAATTGGTTTGATCACTTGAACTATTACGctcattctctttttttttttttttgtaatgtGACTAATGTTTTCTCATGCCACATGACTGTATAGAGTTATCAAAGAATTTCTCGTCTTTTGAAATATGttataaaataactcatataaaagCATAATAGAGttgtgaaatatatatataatatcttcataaaaattattattaaatataatatatatatatataaaagcctgaaatattattatgaaatatatttaatttccccttaggaaaaaaagaattttcacAATCATTCTAGATTAAATAAAACAGATTCCCCAAATAGAGGAGAAGTTCATGGGTGTCCACTCCTTTCTCTCTTTGACCATGACTCGTTAAGATTCACATTTTAAATCTCTCTTATTTTTGAAAGAATATCAAGAGCGAGAATAATGTCAAACATTATCCAAAATAATGCTGTCTCTATCTGTCTTAATCCTCCAATGTGCAAATTCTTTGCTGTATCCTCTTCACATTGTCTGACTATTATGCCTTTATTTGCACATTCCCTTTTCTTCCTCCATTACATGATCACCCACAAAGCCCTTTGATACTTGAAATCCTCCTCCGATTGCCCCCGGCATCGGATAATTTACGAGCGGGACAATAAGGAGATCGTAATTTGAAGGAGACGTCAATCGATGGATCACTCACGCAACAAGAGGATAGTCCCATCGGCCCCACCTTCATCGTCGTGGGGGTTCAGCGACGCCGAAGCAAAGAGACGGAAGAGAGTGGTCAAGTACAAGGCTTATGCAGTGGAGGGAAGGATTAAAGCCTCGATAAGGAGTGGGTTCCGATGGATCAAGAGCAAGTACTCCGGGTTTGTACATGGGTGCTAGCGTGACGAAAGAAACGTCGTAATGTCTACATTAGAGGGAGTGTTTACGGTTCTTCGTTGTTTTCTATTATGAAGGAAATGCAGAGCGAGGTAGAAAATGTTTCTGTCATTACGTACGTGAGGTCTTAACCCGGCACGGGATGTGCGTTTGATATGATGTTTTCTTTGATTTATTTGCAAAGCATTTGCTTCTGTTTTCTTAAAAAACTGAAGCCGAGGATCGCCCGATTAAGTGTGTGTTAATTGTATGATAAAcacaataaagaaaagatgTTCTGCACATAATCTGGATGGCTTATTTGTCCAGCCTCCTTCTGTTCTATTTATGTCATGTTTGATGTAATTAGATGTCGCTATAAAGAGGAAGGTTTCGCTCGTTACTCTTCAAAATCGGACTGCATTTCGCATTGATGGAGGCATATTGCTATGTTAGATCAAGAATCTTTCTCCAGATTCATAATAAATTAGAAGATCAATCAAGCGCTTGCTGTCTCCAAATAtccttttcttcattcacTGATCAAACTTTGTGGTCTCTAAATATGCTCCTATACATTCACTCATCAAAGTTCAATATAAGGCAAGGAGATAAATTAGAACCATGAATGATAGTTGGTCTCGTAATATAAATTGCAAGCTCAATTTGCATATGAATTTGTGCAGACATACATGAGtacttttcatttcttttaattatcattttcCAAAAGGTTGAGTCTCACTTTTCTGTCGTcgatttaatatatatttatttcgaAAATGAGAGGGGCTTCATCCATCTTTGGTTGCAACTTTTGGATCCAATTCAAATCTCTAAGCCTTTTTCTTCttacttttctttcttttacgaataaacttttaaattgaatgggACAATCATTGTTGAGATTCAAAAAATTCTAGGAGACAAGATCAATAAATTCGACAGTTTCTTCAGAGAAACGGAAAAACAAAGGCTCagcaaaataaattttacagaataagaaaaacatgtgaaagcaataaatttaagaaaaacaataaattcatttatattgtatattttctttcttcatttgttatatatatatatatatatatatatatatatcagtgaATTTACAAGTGCATTACACATGAAACCTTCTTTGATAaggttaaaatatataatactcgaatgacaaaatatattaagaaaactcttttaaaaaaagaaacgtataaattataagtaaattaatagtaTCTCATTTTGATTAAATTTGTGACCATTTCTAGTTAGAAATTTATtcttactttaatttaaaataaataaaataaaaaacaattaataatATCTATGAGGGTTGATGAcccaaaaaagtaaaaatttggtctttttattatttctagcactaatttttttattgaaaaaattataatttatgagTTTCTTGTCATGTCTAGTGTACCATCACTTTCCTGTCAATTAACGTATTTTGCTAACATGATACTAACATTGTAGACATGACACATGAAAATTTACCAAGTGGACTCCATGGGTAtttaaatatcaaattaaaaataaaaattattaaaggaCACTAACaatattcacaaaaaatatttcattgaattttataataaaataaataatattaaattcaaataaaacatatatatgtatatatattaataataatatttacatTTACGTATGTGTAacataaaaaagtatatacaaaattaatataCTAATGGCAAATCactatatctaaatatatatcagTTCTTGTACAATTTTGCGAAATTATCCCATTATTTTATACtctattgaagaaaaataaaactgaaggtaaaaagaaaaataaaaaaactgttgaaattttaaacttATATATCTTATCTCGCTCCTCCATTAATTCACACATGGTCAACTTTCACActatttttttacttatttctctTCATCCTCCACTCTATTTCTATCTCCACTcaagttatttttcttttctttcactaaaaaaaattacttttttcaatttccatcacaaattttcttttaattttttaataatagcaCAACTACGAAGAATCACAAATGGTatataatgatgaaaatacAGAGGCAAAGCGCGTAGCGCTGGTGGAAAATCTAGtgtatgaataataaaaatttgataagtatgattaaaatattagaaacaattttttttaaaaatgaaatcaattcaatttaaaaataattgatttcaagaaaatgtttctagttgatatatttttctgacttgatctttcatttcaataaaatatccTAAAGAATAATATAgagaaatgaatttaaatttttaataaaagttcacaaaataattaatagaaatattattttcacgaATAGTCTTGCAATGACACCCATAACtcgaaaatttagaaaaattcgaCCAAAACCgatcaaaaaatttcaaaaattaaagacCTTAAGGGTTGGGTTTAagttttaaagaaagaaaattggaagGAAGTTGATAAAACCagattttatgtatatataaacttattttagtaattcatattatatattaatttatacttaacaaataaaataaaagaatacatTTTAAATCCCACCTAAGGCCCAagagtaattttaatttcaattgtaAATTGATAAGTTGTATTGATAATTGATATTAGATTTATATTGGAAGCAacttatttttccctttttacaCATGTATCCTTATGGAGCAAGAACAAAAATGTACCTAAAACTCGTGAAGGAGGACATTGACAGCATGAGAACTTTAAACTTGTGCAACATTGTTAGTAGGTGGT
This genomic window contains:
- the LOC116194380 gene encoding uncharacterized protein LOC116194380; this encodes MNYREPQQLLLSSSPRVDLHELIRLSGGLFGNIMPAGTAVTHADLEPSRGQTDLGSKTGAVLVVWTILCGLFSFVLCLIAEATHSQVTWVPAGSRTGSQDGESYECEYSGSGKTPLMCSAGAFLVLATAMVVEHTYMLIAVSKLPPPAMVAYWEPEMGSARKLTWQAGFFFITTWVCFAVAEILLLIGLSVESGHLRNWSRPRPNCLVLREGLFCAAGVFALATVFMAAGLYITTLRMQRLFLDQAVFQREMLETSVLYASPPRSPPHRIVAVSREGPVGRDEQISDPPPVSSTVILSQKLSNILV